In one Niallia taxi genomic region, the following are encoded:
- a CDS encoding iron chaperone, which yields MEAFAEYLEKIDNPLHRERTEEVLSWVAENYPNLVAKIAWKQPMFTDHETFIIGFSIAKHHLAVAPEKVVIERFSNDIKESGYDHTKELVRIKWEKPVDFSLLAKMIEFNIADKADCTTFWRK from the coding sequence ATGGAAGCATTCGCAGAATATTTAGAGAAGATTGATAACCCGCTGCACCGGGAACGGACAGAAGAGGTTTTAAGCTGGGTTGCAGAAAACTATCCAAATCTAGTGGCAAAAATAGCATGGAAGCAGCCAATGTTTACAGATCACGAAACATTTATTATCGGCTTTAGCATTGCTAAACACCATTTAGCAGTTGCTCCTGAAAAAGTCGTCATTGAACGTTTTTCCAATGATATTAAAGAGTCCGGCTATGATCACACGAAAGAATTAGTGCGCATTAAGTGGGAAAAACCAGTTGATTTTTCTCTGTTGGCAAAAATGATTGAATTTAATATTGCCGATAAAGCAGACTGTACTACTTTTTGGCGGAAATAA